From the genome of Rhodobacteraceae bacterium Araon29, one region includes:
- a CDS encoding cobalamin biosynthesis protein CobG, with translation MIEPSVKGWCPGAYRPMVSGDGLIVRIRPKFAEFSSVQIKEICRLSQKYGSGIIEFTSRANLQLRGINQSDHERLLHILNQLDLLDPDLASEARRNVIITPDWVQGDLSKQITRELYLRLSELPDLPSKFGLTVDLGAIPRLQNVSADIRVEKDSKSTLLVYPDGSDFGRTTTKSNLVDCIIDIARWFEATRSPSAKRMRDHIANQALPKAWSLTPRNTQNAPLRIGKIPQGQIVGIPFGQCHYKDLLHLLSLSQAKSIRLTPWRSIVLLDAKTIGADDRFITAPTDPLLRINACPGRPMCQSATVETRQLARLLAGKTTGTLHISGCSKGCAHPKVADITLVGQSGAFNLIQGGQSGDTPQKTGLTGPHILETLDSL, from the coding sequence ATGATAGAACCCTCTGTCAAAGGGTGGTGCCCAGGGGCTTATCGACCAATGGTGTCTGGGGATGGGCTGATCGTTCGCATCCGGCCAAAATTTGCTGAGTTTTCCAGCGTTCAAATTAAAGAAATCTGCCGTCTTTCTCAGAAATATGGCTCTGGTATTATTGAATTTACCAGCCGGGCAAATTTACAATTGCGCGGCATAAATCAGAGCGATCATGAACGACTTTTGCACATTCTAAACCAACTTGATTTGCTGGACCCTGATCTTGCGAGTGAAGCGCGCCGCAATGTAATTATTACACCTGATTGGGTTCAGGGTGATCTAAGTAAACAAATTACAAGAGAATTATATCTGCGCTTATCTGAGCTTCCAGATTTGCCTTCAAAGTTTGGACTTACAGTCGATTTAGGGGCAATCCCAAGATTACAGAACGTTTCTGCAGATATAAGAGTTGAAAAAGATTCAAAGAGTACTCTGCTAGTCTACCCAGACGGAAGCGATTTTGGCCGTACGACAACCAAAAGCAACTTAGTCGATTGCATCATTGATATTGCCAGATGGTTCGAAGCAACCCGCAGCCCTTCGGCGAAACGCATGCGTGATCATATTGCAAATCAAGCTTTGCCTAAGGCGTGGAGCCTAACGCCACGTAATACACAAAACGCACCCTTGCGCATCGGTAAAATACCTCAAGGACAAATCGTCGGCATCCCCTTTGGGCAATGCCATTATAAAGATTTGCTTCATCTTTTGAGCTTGAGCCAGGCAAAGTCTATTCGCCTAACCCCTTGGCGCAGCATTGTATTACTTGATGCGAAAACTATTGGCGCAGATGATCGCTTCATTACCGCTCCTACAGATCCGCTGTTGCGGATAAATGCCTGTCCCGGAAGACCCATGTGCCAAAGTGCAACGGTTGAAACCAGACAGCTTGCACGCCTATTGGCCGGAAAAACAACTGGGACACTGCATATATCAGGCTGCTCAAAAGGCTGTGCACACCCGAAAGTTGCTGATATCACATTGGTCGGCCAAAGTGGTGCTTTCAACTTGATCCAAGGTGGCCAATCTGGCGATACTCCTCAGAAAACTGGGCTTACTGGCCCACATATCCTTGAAACATTGGACAGCCTATAA
- a CDS encoding precorrin-8X methylmutase, producing MPYTYETNGAAIYKASFRTIRSESDLERFNQDEEKVAVRMIHAAGMVGLAEYIHFSEGFAQKAKAALANGAPILCDARMVSEGITRTRLPADNEIICTLHAKGIHELAQDMKNTRSAAALELWRPHLEGAVVAIGNAPTALFHLLNMLEDESCPRPAAIIGCPVGFVGAVESKDALWQAQPTPCCIVKGRLGGSAITVAAVNALASPLE from the coding sequence ATGCCTTACACCTACGAAACCAATGGCGCTGCGATTTACAAGGCCTCTTTTCGCACCATCCGATCTGAAAGTGATTTAGAACGGTTCAATCAGGATGAAGAAAAGGTTGCAGTGCGGATGATCCATGCTGCCGGAATGGTTGGCTTGGCCGAATATATCCACTTTTCTGAAGGCTTTGCTCAAAAGGCGAAAGCCGCGCTTGCCAACGGTGCCCCCATCTTATGTGATGCGCGTATGGTGTCAGAGGGCATCACGCGCACCCGTTTGCCTGCAGATAATGAAATAATTTGCACGCTTCACGCAAAGGGTATTCATGAACTGGCGCAGGATATGAAAAACACAAGATCGGCCGCAGCACTTGAGTTATGGCGTCCACACTTAGAAGGCGCTGTTGTTGCAATTGGCAATGCACCGACTGCTTTGTTCCATCTATTAAATATGCTGGAAGATGAAAGTTGCCCAAGGCCGGCAGCGATTATCGGGTGCCCCGTGGGGTTTGTCGGTGCGGTTGAGAGTAAAGATGCCCTTTGGCAGGCACAGCCGACCCCGTGTTGCATTGTCAAGGGGCGTCTTGGCGGAAGTGCCATTACTGTTGCCGCTGTGAACGCGCTCGCGAGCCCTTTAGAATGA
- a CDS encoding precorrin-2 C(20)-methyltransferase: MKGALPHKGTIYGVGLGPGDPDLMSVKADRIIRSATHIAFFRKAGRKGQARSIVDGMLSKNAIEFAMEYPVTTEIPVADPRYNQMLSAFYRDCAVHIRALSDAGHSVCVLCEGDPFFYGSFMHLYTRVKEASPVEVIPAITGMSGAWTLTGAPVTWGDDVLTVLLGTLSEHELTRRMQDTDALVVMKIGRNFDKVCAALQSAGLFERAWLIEYATMPHQNVQKLSEAVGKVTPYFSIIIVHGEGRRP, encoded by the coding sequence ATGAAGGGTGCTTTACCTCATAAAGGCACAATTTATGGTGTCGGCTTGGGACCGGGCGATCCTGATCTTATGAGTGTTAAGGCGGATAGGATCATTCGATCCGCAACCCATATTGCATTTTTTCGAAAAGCAGGCCGCAAAGGACAAGCGCGCAGTATTGTTGACGGCATGCTGTCCAAAAATGCAATTGAATTTGCGATGGAATATCCAGTGACGACAGAAATTCCTGTTGCTGACCCAAGGTATAATCAAATGCTGTCTGCTTTCTATCGCGATTGCGCGGTGCATATTCGGGCGCTGTCGGATGCGGGTCACAGTGTTTGTGTTCTCTGTGAGGGCGATCCTTTTTTCTATGGCTCGTTCATGCATCTTTACACGCGCGTGAAAGAAGCCAGCCCCGTTGAAGTCATCCCAGCTATCACCGGCATGTCCGGCGCTTGGACCTTAACTGGTGCGCCGGTCACATGGGGCGACGACGTGCTGACGGTTCTTTTGGGCACCCTAAGTGAGCATGAGTTGACCAGACGGATGCAAGATACCGATGCATTGGTTGTGATGAAGATTGGGCGAAATTTTGATAAGGTTTGCGCCGCCCTGCAGTCCGCTGGATTATTTGAGAGGGCGTGGCTCATTGAATATGCAACAATGCCGCATCAAAACGTTCAAAAACTGAGTGAAGCGGTGGGCAAAGTGACACCTTATTTTTCAATAATTATTGTGCATGGCGAAGGTCGAAGGCCATGA
- a CDS encoding cobalt-precorrin-6A reductase encodes MSVNLLILAGTTEASQLAKEVNAAKIKAVLSYAGRVERPKPQPLPRRIGGFGGVEGLKQYLCENAITHVIDATHPFAVQMSQHAVDACADLNLPLMAFSRPEWKPIPADNWTEVADILDAVSALKGAKRRIMLALGRMHLKAFEAQPQHRYLLRLVDPLTKQLALPNRDIVVSRGPFTKEGDLTLMRNYNIELVVCKNAGGVASRAKLDAARELSLPVIMIARPKLNRPRLETASLSKVMQWLGHSETDLGV; translated from the coding sequence ATGAGCGTAAACCTTTTGATACTTGCAGGTACGACTGAGGCCAGCCAGCTTGCCAAAGAGGTTAATGCCGCAAAAATAAAGGCGGTTCTGTCCTATGCCGGGCGTGTGGAAAGACCCAAACCACAACCCTTGCCCCGCCGCATAGGAGGATTTGGAGGGGTTGAGGGGCTGAAACAGTATCTGTGCGAAAATGCGATTACACATGTAATTGATGCCACACATCCATTTGCGGTTCAGATGAGCCAACATGCGGTTGATGCCTGCGCTGACCTCAATCTTCCACTGATGGCATTTAGCAGGCCTGAATGGAAACCGATTCCGGCGGATAATTGGACAGAGGTTGCTGATATCCTGGATGCTGTTTCGGCGTTGAAGGGGGCAAAAAGACGAATAATGCTTGCGTTGGGCAGAATGCATCTGAAGGCTTTTGAGGCGCAGCCTCAACACCGCTATTTGCTGCGCCTTGTGGACCCACTTACCAAACAGCTTGCGTTGCCAAACCGCGATATCGTGGTGTCCCGAGGGCCGTTTACCAAAGAGGGCGATCTGACCCTGATGCGTAACTATAATATTGAGCTTGTGGTCTGCAAAAATGCTGGGGGTGTTGCCTCGCGCGCTAAACTTGATGCCGCCCGCGAGCTGTCTTTGCCTGTTATCATGATTGCACGACCAAAGCTGAACCGCCCGAGGCTTGAAACCGCCAGTTTGAGCAAGGTGATGCAATGGCTGGGTCATTCGGAAACCGATCTAGGGGTGTAA
- the cobJ gene encoding precorrin-3B C(17)-methyltransferase: MSGWLKVVGLGPGSDALITPEVSQILSEATDVIGYFPYVERVQKRPGLTLHGSDNRVELDRSKLALSLTADGKKVAVVSSGDPGVFAMAAAVFEATEQGPNHWRLLDIEVLPGITAMLAASARAGAPLGHDFCAINLSDNLKPWHLIEKRLRLASEADFAMAFYNPRSNARPDGFARVLEVLKECCKDDRPVIFARAISTKDETLNIVELSNTTPEMADMRTMVIVGSSHTRLIERTGQAPWVYTPRSVSE, from the coding sequence ATGAGTGGATGGCTGAAAGTAGTTGGATTGGGCCCCGGTAGTGACGCTCTTATCACGCCCGAAGTATCGCAGATTCTGTCTGAAGCAACAGACGTTATTGGCTATTTCCCTTATGTGGAAAGAGTGCAAAAGCGGCCTGGCCTAACTCTGCATGGATCAGATAATCGGGTTGAGCTGGACAGATCAAAACTGGCGTTATCTCTGACCGCAGATGGGAAGAAGGTAGCGGTGGTCTCATCTGGTGATCCCGGCGTGTTTGCCATGGCTGCTGCAGTTTTTGAAGCCACCGAGCAAGGCCCAAATCACTGGCGCCTCCTTGATATTGAAGTCTTGCCGGGCATAACGGCGATGCTAGCCGCGTCTGCCCGCGCCGGCGCGCCATTGGGACATGATTTTTGTGCGATTAATCTGAGTGATAATTTAAAGCCCTGGCACTTGATTGAAAAACGATTGCGGCTGGCCTCCGAAGCTGACTTTGCCATGGCGTTTTACAATCCTCGTTCCAACGCACGGCCAGATGGATTTGCAAGAGTTCTTGAGGTTTTAAAAGAGTGCTGCAAAGACGACCGACCTGTTATTTTTGCACGCGCCATCAGCACAAAAGATGAAACTCTTAATATCGTTGAATTGTCAAACACCACACCAGAGATGGCAGATATGCGCACTATGGTCATTGTAGGGTCTTCCCACACCCGTTTGATCGAACGCACAGGACAGGCCCCGTGGGTTTACACCCCTAGATCGGTTTCCGAATGA